The Fortiea contorta PCC 7126 genome has a segment encoding these proteins:
- a CDS encoding putative toxin-antitoxin system toxin component, PIN family, with amino-acid sequence MPENKAAKIIIDTNLWISFLIGKQLKELKSLLVEERLQIVISEQILEEIIMVTQRPKLQKYFPYDKVDELIQILRTIGLLTNITSEVFLCRDAKDNYILALAKDSGANFLVTGDQDLLVIKKFENTEIITYQELLLKL; translated from the coding sequence ATGCCAGAAAACAAAGCAGCCAAGATAATCATTGATACTAATCTTTGGATTAGCTTTCTGATTGGTAAACAATTGAAAGAATTAAAAAGCCTTTTGGTTGAAGAAAGGCTGCAAATCGTAATTTCAGAGCAAATCTTAGAGGAAATTATTATGGTCACTCAACGTCCTAAGCTACAAAAATATTTTCCATATGACAAAGTTGATGAATTAATTCAAATTTTGCGAACTATTGGTTTATTGACAAACATTACATCAGAAGTATTTCTTTGTCGTGATGCCAAAGATAATTATATTTTAGCACTAGCTAAAGATAGTGGTGCTAATTTTTTAGTTACGGGAGATCAAGATTTATTAGTAATTAAAAAATTTGAGAATACTGAAATTATTACCTACCAAGAACTTTTGCTCAAATTATAA
- a CDS encoding GNAT family N-acetyltransferase, protein MRDYYRDFLIRNWEKGDRTGAAAVISYVLSEYGLSWEPNGADRDVLQVEEYYLATGGEFWVIEHQNQVVGTGAYYPIHRGKKAVEIRKMYLLSSVRGLGLGKYLLQQLEAAIAARGFDEIWIETASVLVEAVKLYESKGYKPATEVETKRCDRVYVKFLI, encoded by the coding sequence ATGAGAGATTATTATCGAGACTTTTTGATTCGTAACTGGGAGAAGGGCGATCGCACAGGCGCCGCTGCAGTCATTAGTTATGTATTATCAGAATACGGTTTGAGTTGGGAACCCAACGGTGCAGACCGAGACGTGTTGCAAGTGGAAGAATATTACTTAGCCACAGGTGGTGAGTTTTGGGTAATTGAGCACCAAAATCAAGTGGTAGGTACGGGAGCATACTACCCCATACATCGGGGCAAAAAGGCTGTAGAAATCCGCAAAATGTATCTTTTATCAAGCGTGAGAGGATTGGGACTGGGAAAATATTTGTTACAACAGCTAGAAGCAGCGATCGCCGCCCGCGGTTTCGACGAAATATGGATTGAAACTGCTAGTGTTTTGGTTGAAGCAGTGAAATTATATGAAAGTAAAGGCTACAAACCAGCAACCGAAGTAGAAACGAAAAGATGCGATCGCGTGTATGTTAAATTCCTGATCTAA
- a CDS encoding VOC family protein yields the protein MKLQLSHIRLLVSNYKDSFLFYRDVLELDVDWGDENTGYAEFLTGNIKLALFPKDLMISVLGNEQLSVFPAQDRKTLVFAVDDVDEVYQRLKDHYTTIVTPPIDRSEWGIRTAHFRDPDGNLLEIYNNLGILS from the coding sequence ATGAAACTTCAGTTATCACACATTCGACTGCTTGTTTCCAACTACAAAGATTCTTTCTTATTTTACCGCGACGTGCTGGAATTGGATGTCGATTGGGGAGACGAAAACACCGGGTATGCCGAGTTTCTCACGGGAAATATTAAGCTAGCCTTATTCCCAAAAGATTTAATGATTTCGGTGCTTGGTAATGAGCAACTTTCAGTTTTTCCTGCTCAAGACAGAAAGACTTTAGTTTTTGCAGTCGATGATGTGGATGAAGTGTACCAGCGTCTCAAAGATCATTACACCACAATTGTGACGCCACCAATAGACCGTTCAGAATGGGGAATTCGCACCGCGCATTTTCGTGATCCGGACGGTAATTTGCTGGAAATCTATAACAATCTCGGTATTCTCAGTTAG
- a CDS encoding SDR family oxidoreductase: protein MISLENQIVLITGASSGIGAACAKMFAGAGAKLILAARRLERLEELAKSLTSAQIHLLELDVRDRSAVESAISHLPSSWSDIDILINNAGLSRRLDKLHEGDFQDWEEMIDTNIKGLLYLTRYVVPGMVNRGRGHVVNLGSIAGHQTYPGGNVYCATKAAVKALSEGLKQDLLGTPVRVTSVDPGMVETEFSQVRFHGDVDRAKRVYQGVNPLTADDIADVIFFCTTRSPHVNINEVILMPVNQASATLVHRQP, encoded by the coding sequence ATGATTTCTTTAGAAAATCAAATTGTGTTAATCACGGGTGCAAGTAGTGGTATCGGTGCTGCTTGTGCGAAAATGTTTGCTGGCGCTGGTGCAAAACTAATTTTGGCGGCGCGACGGTTAGAAAGGTTAGAGGAATTAGCAAAAAGTTTAACGTCTGCACAAATCCATTTGTTAGAGTTAGATGTGCGCGATCGCTCTGCTGTGGAATCGGCAATTTCTCATCTCCCTTCTTCCTGGTCTGATATCGATATTCTCATTAATAATGCTGGTTTAAGTCGTCGTTTAGATAAGTTGCATGAAGGCGACTTTCAAGACTGGGAAGAAATGATTGATACCAATATTAAAGGTTTACTTTACCTCACCCGTTATGTTGTTCCGGGAATGGTCAATCGCGGTCGTGGTCATGTGGTCAATCTTGGTTCCATCGCTGGACATCAAACTTATCCCGGTGGTAATGTCTACTGTGCCACAAAGGCTGCGGTTAAGGCGCTTTCGGAAGGCTTGAAACAAGACCTCTTGGGTACTCCCGTCCGTGTGACTTCCGTTGATCCGGGGATGGTGGAAACAGAATTTAGCCAAGTCCGATTTCATGGCGATGTTGACCGAGCCAAGCGCGTTTACCAAGGAGTCAACCCACTGACTGCTGATGATATAGCTGATGTGATCTTTTTTTGTACTACGCGATCGCCCCATGTCAATATTAATGAGGTGATTCTCATGCCGGTTAACCAAGCTAGCGCCACATTGGTTCATCGCCAACCGTGA
- a CDS encoding TerB family tellurite resistance protein, protein MSDIKKLGQSWIFNWFFGFNEIPTDEDCCIYMKSVLCCAKGDGVLASEEKDWAIGFCASWGVANWVIEELKAYEADEDIEEVIARSPQVSIAQRDLLLTAIRASTADGELHEDEKKKIQQMASIIGVEEEVVDQLDQLHQEELALRQKRIKLLYPEKSPY, encoded by the coding sequence ATGTCTGACATCAAAAAACTTGGTCAATCTTGGATATTTAATTGGTTCTTTGGATTTAACGAGATACCGACAGATGAAGATTGTTGCATTTATATGAAATCAGTTTTATGTTGCGCTAAGGGAGATGGAGTTCTCGCAAGCGAAGAGAAAGATTGGGCTATTGGATTTTGTGCATCTTGGGGAGTAGCAAACTGGGTAATTGAAGAGCTAAAAGCATACGAAGCAGATGAAGATATAGAAGAGGTAATTGCTCGCTCTCCTCAAGTATCTATCGCGCAAAGAGATTTACTTCTCACAGCAATTAGAGCTTCTACTGCTGATGGAGAACTGCATGAAGATGAAAAGAAAAAAATTCAACAAATGGCTTCTATTATAGGGGTAGAAGAAGAAGTAGTAGACCAGTTAGACCAGCTACACCAAGAAGAATTAGCATTACGACAAAAGCGTATTAAGCTGCTATATCCAGAAAAAAGCCCCTATTAA
- the murG gene encoding undecaprenyldiphospho-muramoylpentapeptide beta-N-acetylglucosaminyltransferase, producing MVDAPIRLLIAASGTGGHLFPAIALAQKLPDYEIEWLGVPNRLETQLVPQQYPLNTIAVEGFQQGLGISSLRILVKLIGSILQVRRVLKQGKFQGVFTTGGYIAGPAVIAARSLGLPVIFHESNALPGKVTRFFGPWCSVVAVGFTAATEYLPRAKNVCLGTPVRSQFLEPETDTTLDLPIPEGVPLIIVFGGSQGAVGINKLVRQSAPAWFDAGIHIVHLTGDQDPEADSLKHPQYIALPFYNNMAALLRRANLAISRSGAGSLTELAVCGLPAILIPYPFAAEDHQTYNAQVFTKAGAALAFPQSQLTAEILQNQVLSLLHSPIELAKMAENARAIAVPDSADKLASLVREIVET from the coding sequence ATGGTAGATGCACCGATTAGATTACTAATAGCTGCGAGTGGTACGGGTGGACACTTGTTTCCAGCGATCGCCCTCGCTCAAAAGCTACCAGATTATGAAATTGAATGGCTTGGTGTCCCCAATCGGTTAGAGACTCAGTTAGTCCCGCAACAGTATCCTTTGAATACTATTGCCGTTGAAGGGTTTCAACAAGGATTGGGTATATCATCTTTACGCATCTTGGTTAAACTCATCGGTTCGATTCTCCAAGTTAGGCGAGTGCTCAAACAGGGAAAGTTTCAAGGTGTGTTTACTACAGGGGGCTATATCGCCGGGCCTGCAGTAATTGCAGCCCGTTCTTTGGGTCTACCCGTAATTTTCCATGAGTCTAACGCCTTACCGGGTAAAGTAACACGCTTCTTTGGCCCTTGGTGTAGTGTGGTAGCAGTAGGATTTACTGCCGCTACTGAGTACTTACCTCGTGCTAAAAATGTCTGCTTAGGAACTCCGGTGCGATCGCAATTTCTGGAGCCAGAAACTGACACAACACTAGATTTGCCCATACCAGAAGGCGTTCCCTTAATTATCGTCTTTGGTGGTAGCCAAGGTGCCGTTGGTATCAATAAATTAGTCAGACAATCCGCTCCAGCTTGGTTCGATGCAGGTATTCACATCGTACATTTAACTGGAGATCAAGACCCAGAAGCCGACAGCCTCAAACATCCGCAGTATATAGCCTTACCTTTTTACAACAACATGGCGGCGTTGTTGCGACGAGCGAATTTAGCCATTAGTCGTTCTGGTGCAGGTAGCTTGACAGAATTAGCAGTTTGTGGTTTACCAGCAATTTTAATTCCCTACCCCTTTGCAGCCGAAGACCATCAAACCTATAATGCTCAAGTGTTTACCAAAGCTGGAGCAGCGCTAGCGTTTCCACAATCCCAATTAACAGCAGAGATTTTGCAAAATCAGGTTTTGAGTTTGTTACACTCACCGATAGAATTAGCCAAGATGGCAGAAAATGCCAGAGCGATCGCAGTTCCCGATAGTGCTGATAAATTGGCGTCTCTCGTGCGCGAAATCGTAGAGACGTAA
- the vap15 gene encoding type II toxin-antitoxin system VapB15 family antitoxin: MLQNTYQLSLTFEQILTLVQQLSDSEKLLLSKELEKETLSKKLVQLLEIFQTNELSLKEITEEVEIVRSQIYARKQSSQDNH, from the coding sequence ATGTTACAGAATACCTATCAACTCTCTTTGACGTTTGAACAAATACTTACTCTAGTTCAACAACTTTCTGATTCAGAAAAATTGCTACTGAGCAAAGAACTAGAAAAGGAAACTTTGAGTAAAAAGTTAGTGCAGTTACTAGAAATATTTCAAACTAACGAATTATCTCTAAAGGAAATTACAGAAGAAGTTGAAATCGTCCGTTCTCAAATTTATGCCAGAAAACAAAGCAGCCAAGATAATCATTGA
- a CDS encoding SDR family oxidoreductase, protein MNTTKKVAVVTGGNRGLGFEASRQLAKQEYQVILTSRNEMKGQAAAQKLQDEGLNVQFHHLDVTSDESSRILAQFIRQEFGKLDALVNNAGIYIDVQSNSNSIVNSQIETIEKTLETNLYGVLRVTQALIPLMKEQNYGRIVNVSSGMGQLTDMEGGSPGYRISKTALNALTRIFASELQETNILVNSVCPGWVKTDMGGAEAPRTPEQGVDTIVWLATLPPGGATGGFFRDRQLIDW, encoded by the coding sequence ATGAATACAACCAAAAAAGTTGCAGTAGTAACCGGAGGAAATCGCGGTTTAGGATTTGAAGCTTCTCGCCAATTAGCGAAACAGGAATATCAAGTTATTCTGACGAGTCGGAATGAGATGAAAGGACAAGCCGCTGCTCAAAAATTACAAGATGAAGGTTTAAATGTCCAGTTTCATCATCTTGACGTCACCAGCGATGAAAGCAGCAGAATATTAGCCCAATTCATTCGCCAAGAATTTGGCAAGCTTGATGCTTTAGTTAATAATGCTGGAATTTATATCGATGTTCAATCCAATAGTAATAGCATAGTCAATTCTCAAATAGAAACCATAGAAAAAACCTTGGAGACAAATCTCTATGGTGTTTTACGAGTAACTCAAGCGTTAATTCCGTTGATGAAAGAACAGAATTATGGACGCATTGTCAATGTTTCTTCGGGAATGGGACAGCTAACCGATATGGAAGGAGGTTCACCAGGATATAGAATTTCTAAAACAGCTTTAAACGCCTTAACACGAATTTTTGCTAGCGAATTACAAGAGACAAATATATTAGTTAATTCTGTCTGTCCAGGTTGGGTGAAAACTGATATGGGTGGTGCTGAAGCACCTCGCACTCCAGAACAAGGAGTTGATACAATTGTCTGGCTCGCAACTCTCCCCCCTGGCGGTGCTACAGGTGGATTCTTCCGCGATCGCCAATTAATTGACTGGTAA
- a CDS encoding ComF family protein yields the protein MIYVRNALKSLLNLFLQPPCPLCQRSTSSDLCPYCERQLHTCQQKNPEARWLEPIPVFSWGVYGGSLKRAIAAMKYENQPQIAHLLGRWLGEAWLLKPPKSNANLIAVPIPLHTSKLKQRGYNQAALIAESFCQTTGLKLETNGLVRIRETKAQFGLSASEREKNLAAAFVVGKGLRRYPNATVLLIDDIYTTGATAAAAVQTFSQCGVDVLGLAALATTAKDK from the coding sequence ATGATTTATGTCCGAAATGCACTCAAAAGCTTACTTAACCTGTTTTTGCAACCTCCTTGTCCCCTGTGTCAACGCTCTACATCTAGCGATCTTTGTCCTTACTGCGAACGACAGTTGCACACATGTCAACAGAAAAACCCTGAGGCACGATGGCTAGAACCGATACCAGTGTTTAGTTGGGGCGTATATGGTGGTTCTTTAAAAAGAGCGATCGCCGCGATGAAATATGAAAACCAGCCCCAAATCGCTCACCTTTTGGGTCGATGGTTAGGGGAAGCATGGTTATTAAAACCTCCAAAATCTAACGCAAATTTGATCGCTGTTCCCATCCCACTCCACACTAGCAAGCTAAAACAACGTGGTTACAACCAAGCAGCGTTGATAGCAGAAAGTTTTTGTCAAACAACTGGCTTAAAATTAGAAACCAATGGTTTGGTAAGAATTCGAGAAACTAAAGCACAGTTTGGTTTATCCGCATCAGAACGAGAAAAAAACTTAGCAGCAGCTTTTGTTGTTGGCAAAGGATTGCGCCGTTATCCAAATGCCACAGTATTATTAATAGATGATATCTACACTACTGGTGCTACCGCCGCTGCTGCAGTACAAACATTTAGTCAATGTGGAGTTGACGTTTTAGGGTTAGCAGCACTAGCTACGACTGCAAAAGATAAATAA
- a CDS encoding tRNA-(ms[2]io[6]A)-hydroxylase, translating to MHSSVLPTINTLKQPTSSAWVEQAIANLDTILLDHSHCERKAAGVALNFMFRYPSNTKMVRELTAIAREELEHFELVNQWLERRHIPLAPLPPPPYGAGLKAQVRSSEPQKFLDSLLVTGLIEARSHERLGLLATHCPEPDLAKFYRGLMASEARHFGTYWVLADTYFNRNIVRQRLEELAIVESDLLANLHPEPRIHS from the coding sequence GTGCATAGTTCTGTGTTACCGACTATTAACACCTTAAAACAACCCACAAGTAGTGCTTGGGTGGAGCAGGCGATCGCCAATTTAGACACGATCTTGCTCGATCATTCTCACTGCGAACGCAAAGCAGCTGGGGTGGCGTTGAATTTTATGTTTCGCTATCCTTCCAATACTAAAATGGTGCGGGAATTAACAGCGATCGCTCGTGAAGAACTAGAACACTTTGAGCTAGTTAATCAATGGTTAGAACGTCGTCATATCCCCCTCGCTCCCCTACCACCACCCCCCTATGGTGCTGGCTTAAAAGCTCAAGTCCGCTCCTCAGAACCCCAAAAATTTTTAGATTCCTTACTTGTCACAGGTTTAATCGAGGCTCGTAGTCATGAACGCTTGGGATTATTAGCTACACACTGTCCTGAGCCAGACTTAGCCAAATTTTATCGCGGTTTAATGGCATCGGAGGCACGACACTTCGGTACTTATTGGGTTTTAGCTGATACTTACTTTAACCGTAATATTGTCAGGCAACGGCTTGAAGAATTGGCAATAGTCGAAAGTGACTTACTGGCAAATTTGCATCCAGAACCAAGAATTCACAGTTAG
- the uvrA gene encoding excinuclease ABC subunit UvrA translates to MSDQQLAASLNGHLPYPGHNHQNTIRIRGARQHNLKNIDLELPRDRLIVFTGVSGSGKSSLAFDTIFAEGQRRYVESLSAYARQFLGQLNKPDVEAIEGLSPAISIDQKSTSHNPRSTVGTVTEIYDYLRLLYGRAGEPHCPICDRCIAPQTIDEMSDRIMALPDRARFQILAPVVRGKKGTHRKLLSSLASQGFVRVRIDGEVRELSDAIELDKNLTHTIEVVIDRLVKKDGIQERLVDSLSTCLKQSGGIANIITGEDPEQEELVFSENFACPEHGAVMEELSPRLFSFNSPYGACPHCHGIGSLRRFSPDLIVPDPEAPVYAAIAPWSEKDNSYYLELLYSLGQAYGFELQNNWSKLTIEQQHTVLFGEDENHAKAESKKQIFRGVIPILQRQYEGGSELVKQKLEDYLIDQPCEVCHGKRLKPEALAVRLGQYGILDLTGVSIRDCRERIEHLKLSDRQLQIADLVLREIKARLQFLLDVGLDYLTLDRAAMTLSGGEAQRIRLATQIGSGLTGVLYVLDEPSIGLHQRDNSRLLTTLTKLRDLGNTLIVVEHDEETIRAANYIVDIGPGAGIHGGNIVAQGDLQALLTAEDSLTGAYLSGRRVIATPAERREGNGRSLIIKNAHRNNLRNIDVEIPLGKLVAVTGVSGSGKSTLINELLYPALQHHLLKKVPLPKELGEIHGLNAVDKAIVIDQSPIGRTPRSNPATYTGVFDIIRDVFSQTVEAKARGYKPGQFSFNVKGGRCEACSGQGVNVIEMNFLPDVYVQCEICKGARYNRETLQVKYKDKTISDVLNMTVEESLEFFQNIPKAVTRLQTLVDVGLGYVRLGQPATTLSGGEAQRVKLATELSRRATGKTLYLIDEPTTGLSFYDVHKLLDVLQRLVDKGNSILVIEHNLDVIRCADWVIDLGPDGGDKGGELIVAGTPEEVADHPTSYTGEYLRQVLQQYPAILNK, encoded by the coding sequence ATGTCAGACCAACAGCTAGCAGCATCGCTAAATGGGCATCTTCCCTACCCCGGCCACAATCACCAGAATACCATTCGGATTCGGGGTGCGAGGCAACATAATCTGAAAAATATTGACTTGGAATTACCACGCGATCGCTTAATCGTTTTCACGGGCGTTTCGGGTTCTGGTAAGTCTTCTTTGGCGTTTGATACGATTTTTGCTGAGGGACAACGCCGCTATGTGGAATCACTTAGTGCTTATGCGCGGCAGTTTCTGGGACAATTAAATAAGCCGGATGTAGAAGCGATTGAGGGTTTAAGCCCGGCGATTTCCATTGACCAAAAGTCTACTTCTCATAATCCCCGTTCGACTGTGGGGACGGTGACAGAGATTTATGATTATCTGCGACTGTTGTATGGGCGCGCTGGTGAACCCCATTGTCCCATATGCGATCGCTGTATTGCACCCCAGACGATAGATGAGATGAGCGATCGCATTATGGCATTACCCGATCGCGCTCGCTTCCAAATTCTCGCGCCCGTAGTTCGGGGGAAAAAAGGAACTCACCGCAAACTTTTATCCAGTCTCGCATCTCAAGGTTTTGTGCGTGTCCGCATTGATGGTGAAGTGCGCGAGTTATCTGACGCCATTGAATTAGATAAAAATTTAACTCACACCATTGAAGTTGTGATTGACCGCTTGGTGAAAAAAGACGGGATTCAAGAACGTTTGGTCGATTCTTTGTCTACTTGTCTCAAACAATCTGGCGGTATAGCTAATATTATTACTGGTGAGGATCCAGAACAAGAAGAATTAGTATTTTCGGAAAATTTTGCTTGTCCAGAACATGGCGCAGTCATGGAAGAATTATCGCCGCGATTATTCTCCTTTAATTCACCTTATGGTGCTTGTCCGCACTGTCACGGTATTGGCAGCTTAAGAAGATTTTCACCTGATTTAATTGTACCAGATCCAGAAGCGCCAGTTTATGCAGCCATTGCACCTTGGTCAGAAAAAGATAACTCTTATTATTTAGAACTGCTTTATAGTTTGGGACAAGCTTATGGCTTTGAATTGCAAAACAACTGGAGCAAACTAACAATAGAACAGCAGCATACCGTTTTGTTTGGTGAAGATGAAAACCACGCCAAAGCAGAATCTAAGAAGCAGATTTTTCGAGGTGTGATTCCCATTTTGCAACGACAATATGAGGGTGGTTCTGAGTTAGTTAAACAAAAATTAGAAGATTATTTAATTGACCAACCTTGCGAAGTTTGTCATGGCAAAAGATTAAAACCAGAAGCTTTAGCTGTCAGATTGGGACAGTATGGAATATTGGATTTAACGGGGGTATCAATTCGGGATTGTCGGGAGAGAATTGAACATTTAAAATTGAGCGATCGCCAATTACAAATAGCTGATTTAGTCCTGCGAGAAATTAAAGCCAGATTACAATTTTTATTAGATGTCGGCTTAGATTATCTCACCTTAGATCGTGCAGCCATGACACTTTCTGGCGGTGAAGCCCAACGCATTAGATTAGCAACACAAATTGGCTCAGGGTTAACAGGAGTTCTCTATGTTTTAGATGAACCAAGTATAGGTTTACATCAACGCGATAACAGCCGATTACTGACAACTTTAACCAAATTGCGCGATTTAGGTAACACCTTAATTGTCGTCGAACACGATGAAGAAACTATCAGGGCTGCAAACTACATAGTTGATATTGGCCCTGGTGCGGGAATTCATGGCGGAAATATCGTCGCCCAAGGTGATTTACAAGCTTTACTAACAGCAGAAGATTCTTTAACTGGTGCTTATTTATCAGGAAGACGAGTAATAGCTACGCCAGCAGAACGCCGCGAAGGAAATGGGCGCAGTTTGATTATTAAAAACGCCCATCGCAATAACCTCAGAAATATTGATGTAGAAATTCCTTTAGGAAAACTTGTCGCTGTAACTGGCGTTTCTGGTTCCGGAAAATCCACTTTAATTAACGAATTACTCTACCCCGCATTGCAACATCACCTGCTAAAAAAAGTGCCCTTACCGAAAGAATTGGGAGAAATTCATGGACTAAATGCAGTTGATAAAGCCATTGTCATTGATCAATCTCCCATCGGACGCACACCCCGTTCTAATCCTGCAACTTACACAGGCGTTTTTGACATAATTCGGGATGTATTTTCGCAAACAGTTGAAGCCAAAGCCAGAGGCTATAAACCCGGACAATTTTCCTTCAACGTTAAAGGTGGACGTTGTGAAGCTTGTAGCGGACAGGGTGTAAATGTTATTGAAATGAACTTTTTACCTGACGTTTATGTACAATGCGAAATTTGTAAAGGAGCAAGATACAACCGTGAAACATTACAGGTGAAATACAAAGATAAAACTATTTCAGATGTCCTCAACATGACAGTTGAAGAGAGTTTAGAGTTTTTTCAAAACATTCCTAAAGCTGTGACGCGCCTACAAACATTAGTTGATGTTGGGTTAGGTTACGTGCGATTAGGACAACCAGCCACAACCCTATCTGGTGGTGAAGCCCAGCGAGTAAAATTAGCCACAGAATTATCTCGCCGCGCCACAGGAAAGACCCTTTATTTAATCGATGAACCAACTACAGGCTTATCTTTTTATGATGTGCACAAACTGTTAGATGTGTTGCAGAGATTAGTAGATAAAGGCAATTCAATTTTAGTAATTGAACACAACTTAGACGTGATTCGTTGTGCAGATTGGGTGATAGATTTGGGGCCAGATGGTGGCGATAAAGGAGGAGAATTAATAGTAGCAGGAACACCTGAAGAAGTAGCAGACCATCCCACATCTTATACTGGGGAATATTTGCGACAAGTATTACAACAATACCCGGCAATTTTGAATAAGTAA
- a CDS encoding Uma2 family endonuclease, producing MQNTETTLQLRLWTVEEYHRMAEAGIFAVDERVELLEGKIIWMIAKGTAHRSAVGRTYKLLEKRLGHQVWISIQDPVKLNEQSEPEPDVAVVKIDPLDYADHHPTPSEVYLLIEVADSSLKLDCETKGKAYAKAGISDYWVLDVVSRQLHVFRQPTEDGYQSAEILTENMNISPLEFPDLQIGVFEMLPPVSKF from the coding sequence ATGCAAAATACAGAAACGACGCTACAACTTCGCCTCTGGACAGTTGAGGAATACCACCGGATGGCTGAGGCGGGAATTTTTGCTGTAGATGAACGAGTGGAACTCTTAGAAGGAAAGATTATCTGGATGATTGCTAAAGGAACAGCCCATCGTTCAGCAGTGGGGAGAACATATAAATTACTAGAAAAGCGTTTAGGTCATCAGGTTTGGATATCTATTCAAGACCCAGTTAAGTTAAATGAACAGTCGGAACCAGAGCCAGATGTTGCTGTGGTAAAAATAGATCCTTTGGACTATGCAGATCATCATCCTACTCCATCTGAAGTTTATTTGCTGATTGAAGTAGCAGATAGCAGCCTGAAGCTGGACTGCGAAACTAAAGGTAAAGCTTACGCCAAAGCGGGAATTAGTGATTATTGGGTGTTAGATGTAGTCAGCCGTCAATTGCACGTTTTTCGTCAACCAACTGAAGATGGTTATCAAAGTGCAGAGATTTTGACAGAAAATATGAATATTTCACCCCTAGAGTTTCCTGATTTGCAGATTGGGGTATTTGAGATGTTACCGCCAGTCAGTAAGTTTTAG
- a CDS encoding DNA cytosine methyltransferase, whose amino-acid sequence MSYAEQLNYLLKPTSFRSPLIVDLFAGCGGLSLGFEAQGFTTHGFEMEADACATYQQNLKGNCTQILLTSETELPPATVVIGGPPCQPFSVGGNQKGLQDSRDGFPIFINAVKQLCPQIWLFENVRGLLYKNRCYLEEIVQSLQNLGYIVEWKLLNAVNFGVPQNRERLIVVGHQGNFKFPELLTKKIPAGEALEELAKQAPPESKFLTPNMDAYIAKYEKASFCKNPRDLHLDKPARTLTCRNLAGATGDMHRIKLADGRRRRLLIREAARLQSFPDWFKFVGSETSCFNQLGNAVPPLFAFHLAASVRDYL is encoded by the coding sequence ATGAGCTACGCCGAGCAGCTAAATTATCTACTAAAACCAACATCTTTCCGTAGCCCATTAATAGTAGACTTATTCGCTGGTTGTGGTGGTTTATCTCTTGGCTTTGAAGCCCAAGGATTCACCACCCACGGCTTTGAAATGGAAGCTGATGCTTGCGCTACCTATCAACAAAACTTAAAAGGAAATTGTACTCAAATTCTGCTCACATCCGAGACAGAATTACCACCCGCCACAGTCGTCATTGGTGGGCCTCCCTGTCAACCTTTCAGTGTAGGAGGAAACCAAAAAGGATTACAAGACTCACGAGATGGTTTTCCCATTTTTATTAATGCAGTCAAACAGCTTTGTCCGCAAATTTGGTTATTTGAAAATGTGCGGGGATTGCTATATAAAAATAGGTGTTATCTAGAAGAAATTGTTCAATCTCTACAAAATCTAGGTTATATCGTCGAGTGGAAATTATTAAACGCAGTTAATTTTGGCGTTCCCCAAAATCGAGAAAGGTTAATCGTTGTCGGTCATCAAGGAAACTTTAAATTTCCAGAATTACTCACCAAAAAAATCCCTGCAGGCGAAGCACTAGAAGAATTAGCAAAACAAGCACCTCCAGAATCAAAATTCCTCACACCTAACATGGATGCATATATAGCCAAATACGAAAAAGCCTCTTTTTGTAAAAATCCCCGTGACCTACATTTAGACAAACCAGCCAGAACCCTAACCTGCAGAAACTTAGCCGGCGCCACAGGCGATATGCACAGAATTAAACTTGCTGATGGGAGACGGCGACGGTTATTAATAAGAGAAGCCGCAAGATTACAAAGTTTTCCTGATTGGTTTAAATTTGTAGGTTCAGAAACCAGCTGTTTCAACCAACTAGGTAACGCAGTCCCCCCCCTATTTGCTTTTCACCTAGCCGCAAGCGTGAGAGATTATTTATAG